A part of Desulfovibrio sp. Huiquan2017 genomic DNA contains:
- a CDS encoding S24 family peptidase has product MPKKKRRCDEAQLKWFEEALERIKKATGARTQVQLAEVLDVRQSSISDAKRRCSIPADWFLKLYRSHGLDPDWLSEGVEPVYINADKAKVPADTLLRETPAPYGRMNSRGRLVPVSTMAGADKDAADWEPKSIEELSVPESFCRPKLLVVKVDSASMDPVITRGAFVGIDRDQSEHPDGDLCAVHFPHQGLTIRRVFHQGDTFLLKADNDQYSDLTIPAEEMNDRTVGRVIWVLQNLAPM; this is encoded by the coding sequence ATGCCCAAGAAGAAACGGAGATGCGACGAAGCGCAGCTCAAGTGGTTCGAAGAAGCCCTTGAGCGCATCAAGAAGGCGACCGGGGCTCGGACCCAGGTCCAACTGGCCGAGGTGCTCGATGTACGCCAATCGAGCATTTCCGACGCCAAGCGCCGTTGTTCGATCCCCGCAGACTGGTTTTTGAAGTTGTACCGCAGCCACGGGCTGGACCCGGATTGGCTGTCCGAAGGCGTGGAGCCCGTCTACATCAACGCCGACAAGGCCAAGGTCCCGGCCGACACCCTGTTGCGCGAGACCCCGGCACCCTACGGCCGGATGAACTCCCGGGGCCGGCTGGTGCCGGTCTCCACCATGGCCGGCGCGGACAAGGACGCCGCCGACTGGGAGCCCAAGTCCATCGAGGAACTGTCCGTGCCCGAGTCCTTCTGCCGGCCCAAGCTGCTGGTGGTCAAAGTGGACTCCGCAAGCATGGACCCGGTCATCACGCGCGGCGCCTTCGTCGGCATCGACCGCGACCAGAGCGAACATCCCGACGGCGACCTGTGCGCGGTCCACTTCCCCCACCAGGGACTGACCATCCGCCGGGTCTTCCACCAGGGGGATACCTTCCTGCTCAAGGCGGACAACGATCAGTACTCCGACCTGACCATCCCGGCCGAAGAAATGAACGACCGCACCGTGGGCCGGGTCATCTGGGTTCTCCAGAACCTGGCGCCCATGTAG
- a CDS encoding MFS transporter — MHTTPGDRPVRPENRRQGAKAQSMKSGVFTSLFISTVVVMLGIGVIAPILPLYAHDMGASGLVVGAIFSGFALSRLFLAPLVGSFADRHRKKRILMAGLTLFIAVSLAYVAADSPTLLLLIRLVQGGASVLVTPVAQSYVGDITPVGQEGRLGNLYFMSMFIGMAGGPYLGGWLCDHYGMAAPFYAMSVLSFLALLLILFLVPDAPASAPRPEGRRTGVKALPPVLGDRSMWGIMVYFGSRGFYRWGFNTFFPMLAIKVSGASVTEVGAVLSSYMLSGSLVQYPCGLLVDRFPRHKVRFVLWGGVSAALSMCAIAFCRSMTMFFLLSLAMGLLSALSRAACITIQTERGRIHGMGAAAGAMTSSMSLGQVVGPLVLGLIVDWTAIPPAFVVAGLVGLAGSLAAAFLLRRDGDGHEDPPRAPMRNFKKSDAEA; from the coding sequence ATCCACACCACCCCGGGCGACCGGCCCGTTCGCCCCGAGAACCGACGACAAGGGGCAAAGGCCCAATCCATGAAATCCGGCGTCTTCACCAGCCTGTTCATCTCCACCGTGGTCGTCATGCTCGGCATCGGCGTCATCGCCCCGATCCTGCCCCTGTACGCCCACGACATGGGCGCGTCCGGCCTGGTCGTCGGCGCGATATTTTCGGGGTTCGCCCTGTCGCGCCTCTTCCTGGCCCCCCTGGTGGGCAGCTTTGCCGACCGGCACAGGAAAAAACGCATCCTCATGGCGGGCCTGACACTGTTCATCGCCGTGTCCCTGGCCTATGTGGCCGCGGACTCCCCGACCCTGCTGCTGCTCATCCGCCTGGTCCAGGGCGGCGCCAGCGTATTGGTCACGCCGGTGGCCCAGTCCTATGTGGGCGACATCACCCCGGTGGGCCAGGAAGGCAGACTGGGCAATCTGTACTTCATGTCCATGTTCATAGGCATGGCCGGAGGCCCCTACCTGGGCGGCTGGCTCTGCGACCACTACGGCATGGCCGCGCCCTTCTACGCCATGAGCGTCCTGTCGTTTCTCGCCCTGCTGCTGATCCTGTTCCTGGTGCCCGACGCACCGGCCTCCGCGCCCCGGCCCGAAGGCCGCCGGACCGGAGTCAAAGCGCTGCCGCCGGTCCTCGGCGACCGGTCCATGTGGGGGATCATGGTCTATTTTGGCTCGCGGGGTTTCTACCGCTGGGGATTCAACACGTTCTTCCCGATGCTGGCGATCAAGGTCAGCGGGGCCAGCGTCACCGAAGTGGGAGCGGTCCTGTCGAGCTACATGCTCTCCGGCTCCCTGGTCCAATACCCCTGCGGCCTGCTCGTGGACAGATTCCCCCGGCACAAGGTCCGGTTCGTGCTCTGGGGCGGCGTGTCGGCCGCCCTGTCCATGTGCGCCATCGCCTTCTGCCGGAGCATGACCATGTTTTTCCTGCTTTCGCTGGCCATGGGCCTGCTCAGCGCTCTATCGCGCGCCGCCTGCATAACCATACAGACCGAGCGGGGGCGCATTCACGGTATGGGCGCGGCCGCCGGGGCGATGACCTCCTCCATGAGCCTGGGACAGGTCGTGGGGCCTCTGGTGCTGGGACTGATCGTGGATTGGACCGCCATTCCGCCCGCCTTTGTGGTGGCGGGCCTGGTCGGCCTGGCGGGTTCGCTGGCGGCGGCGTTTCTGCTGCGCCGGGACGGGGACGGACACGAAGATCCGCCCCGCGCCCCGATGCGGAATTTCAAAAAATCGGACGCGGAGGCCTAG
- the panB gene encoding 3-methyl-2-oxobutanoate hydroxymethyltransferase, with amino-acid sequence MSTSPKISTETKAKPVTAPDIQAMKGGEKICCITAYDYPSGIIADQAGVDLVLVGDSLAMVVLGRADTLSVTVDEMVHHTRAAAQGVKRALLVSDMPFMSFATVERALATAHRLMAEGGARAVKLEGGRTVVEQITALTEAGVPVMAHIGLTPQHVARFGGFKAQGKSAEATRALIEDAQAVEEAGAFSVVLEAMPVEAAQLITEAVSIPTIGIGAGNVTDGQILVYHDALGLFDRFSPKFVRRFAELGEDSRKAVEQYCAEVRRTSFPGEKNTYYMPDAELAQVRKIKVKPKKK; translated from the coding sequence ATGAGCACCTCCCCCAAGATTTCCACCGAGACTAAGGCCAAGCCCGTCACCGCACCCGACATCCAAGCCATGAAGGGCGGCGAGAAAATCTGCTGCATAACCGCCTATGACTACCCGTCCGGAATCATTGCGGACCAGGCGGGCGTGGACCTCGTGCTGGTGGGCGACTCCCTGGCCATGGTCGTACTCGGCCGCGCGGATACCCTGTCCGTAACGGTGGACGAAATGGTCCACCACACCCGGGCCGCGGCCCAGGGCGTCAAGCGCGCCCTGCTGGTCAGCGACATGCCGTTCATGTCGTTCGCCACGGTGGAACGGGCGCTCGCCACCGCGCATCGGCTCATGGCCGAGGGCGGGGCCCGGGCGGTCAAACTCGAAGGCGGCCGGACCGTGGTCGAACAGATCACCGCCCTGACCGAAGCGGGTGTGCCGGTCATGGCCCATATAGGGCTGACCCCTCAGCACGTGGCCCGATTCGGCGGCTTCAAAGCCCAGGGCAAATCCGCCGAGGCCACCCGCGCGCTCATCGAGGACGCCCAGGCCGTGGAGGAGGCGGGAGCCTTCAGCGTGGTCCTGGAGGCCATGCCCGTGGAGGCCGCCCAGCTCATCACCGAGGCCGTGAGCATCCCGACCATCGGCATCGGCGCGGGCAACGTGACCGACGGCCAGATTCTGGTCTATCACGACGCGCTCGGCCTGTTCGACCGCTTCTCGCCCAAATTCGTACGCCGTTTCGCCGAACTGGGTGAGGACTCGCGCAAGGCTGTGGAACAATACTGCGCCGAAGTCCGGCGGACGAGTTTCCCCGGGGAAAAGAACACCTATTACATGCCCGACGCCGAGCTGGCGCAGGTCCGAAAAATCAAGGTCAAACCAAAGAAGAAATAG
- a CDS encoding DVU0772 family protein, whose amino-acid sequence MSDDTNACKQWLNEVNWDMIHEDAVTLYLEWGNNNYRDAMRSPVTTSGEYSIYFAMDTWAEPKVVLMRMDNYGSTILCSKKIPDDLAKQLLADIKGIKGILELTPPIKEWLMKELEA is encoded by the coding sequence ATGAGCGACGACACCAACGCCTGCAAGCAGTGGCTGAATGAAGTGAACTGGGACATGATCCACGAGGATGCCGTCACCCTGTACCTCGAATGGGGCAACAACAACTACCGTGACGCCATGCGGTCGCCGGTGACGACGTCCGGGGAGTATTCGATCTATTTCGCCATGGACACCTGGGCCGAGCCCAAGGTGGTCCTCATGCGCATGGACAACTACGGCTCGACTATCCTCTGTTCGAAGAAGATCCCGGACGACCTGGCCAAGCAGTTGCTTGCGGACATCAAGGGAATCAAGGGCATTCTCGAATTGACTCCGCCCATCAAGGAATGGCTGATGAAGGAGCTGGAGGCCTAG
- a CDS encoding CinA family protein, protein MDTYLISRAVAEIGECLRAQNHFLATAESCTGGLLASTLTDTPGSSEWFAGSVVAYSNTVKNKLLDVPDADLEKHGAVSEPVVLAMARGVLKTIGADVSVAISGIAGPSGGTPDKPVGTVWIAWAWPDGARARKYHFQGTRDQVKSQTVMTAINGLLGVTK, encoded by the coding sequence ATGGATACTTATCTCATCTCGCGGGCCGTGGCCGAAATCGGCGAATGCCTGCGTGCGCAAAATCATTTCCTGGCCACCGCCGAATCCTGCACCGGCGGGCTGCTCGCCAGCACCCTGACGGATACCCCCGGCAGTTCCGAATGGTTCGCCGGGTCCGTGGTCGCCTATTCAAACACGGTCAAGAACAAGCTCTTGGACGTGCCCGACGCCGACCTGGAAAAACACGGCGCGGTCTCCGAGCCCGTGGTGCTGGCCATGGCCCGGGGCGTGCTCAAGACCATCGGCGCGGACGTGTCCGTGGCCATCTCCGGCATCGCCGGGCCCTCCGGCGGCACCCCGGACAAACCCGTGGGCACCGTCTGGATCGCCTGGGCCTGGCCCGACGGCGCTCGGGCGCGCAAATACCACTTCCAGGGCACCAGGGACCAAGTGAAGAGCCAAACGGTCATGACGGCCATCAACGGCCTGCTGGGCGTGACCAAGTAA
- the hflK gene encoding FtsH protease activity modulator HflK has product MNWDWEKLQKQQQGRPGGKPPSFDDFQDQLDKLKKFKLPGWKLVIPLLILLWIASGFYIVEPDEVGVVKQFGKFNRITTAGPNYHIPYPVESALTPKVTQIRRVEFGFRSVGRPITQSFQQGVSREVKEESLMLTGDENIVSVQFIVQYMIKDAENYLFNVNDPEQTLAHAGEAAMREVIGNGKIDDALTTGKQEIQVQTRDLMQRILDDYKTGLSVVAVQMQNVHPPDEVIEAFKDVASAREDKSRYINEAEAYQRDILPKARGEASRITNAAQAYKEAKVRKAEGDAARFLSVLKEYDKAKDITRDRLYLEAMETILSNPDTEKLIMSDDALKQSIPYLPLDKQPRSAAPKEAK; this is encoded by the coding sequence ATGAATTGGGATTGGGAAAAATTACAAAAGCAGCAACAGGGGCGCCCCGGCGGCAAACCGCCGAGCTTCGACGATTTCCAGGATCAGCTCGACAAATTGAAGAAATTCAAGTTGCCCGGTTGGAAACTCGTCATTCCTCTCCTCATCCTTCTCTGGATCGCCAGCGGATTCTACATCGTGGAGCCCGACGAGGTGGGCGTGGTCAAACAGTTCGGCAAGTTCAACCGCATCACCACGGCGGGTCCGAATTACCACATTCCCTATCCGGTGGAAAGCGCGCTCACCCCCAAGGTGACGCAGATCCGGCGCGTCGAATTCGGCTTCCGGTCCGTGGGCAGGCCCATCACCCAGAGCTTCCAGCAAGGGGTCAGCCGCGAGGTCAAGGAGGAATCCCTGATGCTCACCGGCGACGAGAACATCGTCTCCGTGCAATTCATCGTCCAGTACATGATCAAGGATGCGGAAAACTACCTGTTCAACGTCAATGACCCCGAGCAGACCCTGGCCCATGCGGGCGAGGCGGCCATGCGCGAAGTCATCGGCAACGGCAAGATCGACGACGCCCTGACAACGGGCAAACAGGAGATCCAGGTCCAGACCCGGGACCTGATGCAGCGCATCCTGGACGACTACAAGACAGGTTTGTCCGTAGTGGCCGTGCAGATGCAGAACGTGCATCCGCCGGACGAGGTCATAGAGGCCTTCAAGGATGTGGCCTCCGCCCGCGAGGACAAGAGCCGCTACATCAACGAGGCCGAGGCGTACCAGCGCGACATCCTGCCCAAGGCGCGCGGCGAGGCCTCCCGCATCACCAATGCGGCCCAGGCCTACAAGGAAGCCAAGGTCCGCAAGGCCGAGGGTGACGCCGCCCGGTTCCTGTCCGTGCTCAAGGAGTACGACAAGGCCAAGGACATCACCCGCGACCGCCTCTACCTGGAGGCCATGGAGACCATTCTGTCCAACCCGGACACCGAGAAGCTGATCATGTCCGATGACGCCCTCAAACAATCCATACCCTATCTCCCCCTGGACAAGCAGCCCCGTTCGGCCGCTCCCAAGGAAGCAAAATAA
- the rnhA gene encoding ribonuclease HI, whose product MSDRVTMYTDGSCLGNPGPGGYGAVLIHGEYKGESAANYKELAQGYKRTTNNRMELLAVIEGLSSLTRPCAVDLWTDSKYVQQAITQRWLKNWQRNGWKTAAKKPVKNQDLWRRLMPLIEEHDVTFHWVKGHAGHLLNERVDDLARGAASGRDLLVDEGME is encoded by the coding sequence GTGAGTGATCGCGTGACCATGTATACGGACGGTTCCTGCCTGGGCAACCCCGGCCCCGGCGGCTACGGCGCGGTCCTTATTCACGGCGAATACAAGGGCGAGTCCGCCGCCAACTACAAGGAACTCGCCCAAGGCTACAAGCGGACCACCAACAATCGTATGGAGCTTCTCGCCGTCATCGAGGGCCTCTCCTCCCTCACCCGGCCTTGCGCCGTGGACCTTTGGACCGACTCCAAGTACGTCCAGCAGGCCATCACCCAACGCTGGCTCAAGAATTGGCAGCGCAACGGCTGGAAGACCGCCGCCAAGAAGCCGGTCAAGAACCAGGATCTCTGGCGGCGGCTCATGCCCCTCATCGAGGAACACGACGTCACCTTCCACTGGGTCAAGGGCCATGCCGGGCATCTGCTCAACGAAAGGGTGGACGACCTGGCCAGGGGCGCCGCCTCGGGCCGGGACCTGCTCGTGGACGAAGGCATGGAGTAG
- a CDS encoding DUF3124 domain-containing protein — protein MRTTFFRLIAALLAVAFLSAPATAGRKLNVSNGQTVYVPIYSHIYQGPKGKPYNLSALLSIRNVDQNHSITVTSVKYYDNNGKLVKDHLTEPGTIPPLGTKEFYVSERDSSGGSGANFTVRWKSGNNTAVPVIQAIMIGTASGQGISFTCDGVAIEEN, from the coding sequence ATGCGCACCACGTTCTTCCGCCTGATCGCGGCCCTCCTGGCCGTGGCTTTCCTGAGCGCACCCGCCACGGCCGGACGCAAACTCAACGTCTCCAACGGACAGACCGTGTACGTGCCCATCTACTCCCACATCTACCAAGGCCCCAAGGGCAAGCCGTACAACCTCTCCGCCCTACTTTCCATCCGCAACGTGGACCAGAATCACTCCATCACGGTGACCTCGGTAAAATACTACGACAACAACGGGAAGCTGGTGAAGGACCACCTCACCGAACCCGGGACCATCCCGCCCTTGGGCACCAAGGAATTCTACGTGTCCGAGCGCGATTCGTCCGGCGGGTCCGGGGCCAACTTCACGGTTCGCTGGAAGAGCGGAAACAACACCGCCGTGCCGGTGATCCAGGCGATCATGATCGGGACCGCCTCCGGGCAGGGCATTTCCTTCACCTGCGACGGCGTGGCCATCGAGGAGAACTGA
- a CDS encoding ABC transporter permease: MMRTITRVASMGLEAVWAFKLRSVFVVLGVAFGIASLTLIVTAVDGANRMAVEMVDMFGPDAALVFGGNFQKRAVGMRTLTLSREDAARIRDSLPGAYQVLPMRAKSGQTVKAGSRSYHDVVIVGTTQDYSRAWNWPLSEGRDLSAEDERIGAKVALLGDTPSRELFGDESPVGRVLYISGIPFQVVGKLSYRGVTSGGGGDVDNRIIIPLSTLVQRYNLDRKYFRALRVKFVEPDYMAAHTENLRSLLRHLHHLAPEDDDDFSILTADEVLKFLAFFKGGLTIFLGVTAGIAVLVGGFVLANLFSISVSERAEEIGLKKAMGARNSAIMLQFLVEACALTLLGGVLGLFLGLGLGQFLSRLGILTIQFSWKAFFMALAGSQAVGLVFGLKPARQAASLDPIQALRGEG; the protein is encoded by the coding sequence ATGATGCGGACCATAACCAGAGTAGCAAGCATGGGGTTGGAGGCCGTTTGGGCCTTCAAGTTGCGGTCCGTTTTCGTGGTCTTGGGCGTGGCCTTCGGCATCGCCTCGCTGACCCTGATCGTCACGGCGGTGGACGGGGCCAACCGCATGGCCGTGGAGATGGTGGACATGTTCGGCCCGGACGCGGCCCTGGTCTTCGGCGGCAACTTTCAGAAGCGCGCCGTGGGCATGCGCACCCTGACCCTCAGCCGCGAGGACGCCGCGCGCATTCGGGATTCTCTGCCCGGCGCATACCAGGTGCTGCCCATGCGGGCCAAGAGCGGGCAGACGGTCAAGGCGGGCAGCCGCAGCTACCATGACGTGGTCATCGTCGGCACCACCCAGGACTATTCCCGGGCCTGGAACTGGCCGCTCAGCGAGGGCCGCGACCTGTCGGCCGAGGACGAGCGCATCGGGGCCAAGGTGGCGCTTCTCGGCGACACGCCGTCGCGTGAGCTGTTCGGCGACGAGTCCCCCGTGGGCCGGGTTCTGTACATCTCGGGCATCCCTTTCCAGGTGGTCGGCAAGCTCTCCTACCGGGGCGTCACCTCGGGCGGGGGCGGGGATGTGGACAACCGCATCATCATACCCCTGTCCACCCTGGTCCAGCGCTACAACCTGGACCGCAAGTATTTCCGGGCCCTTCGGGTCAAATTCGTGGAGCCGGACTACATGGCCGCGCACACCGAGAACCTGCGCTCCCTGCTCCGCCACCTGCATCACCTCGCGCCCGAGGATGACGATGACTTTTCCATCCTGACCGCCGACGAGGTTCTCAAGTTCCTGGCCTTCTTCAAGGGCGGCCTGACCATCTTTCTGGGCGTCACTGCGGGCATCGCCGTACTGGTGGGGGGCTTTGTCCTGGCCAACCTCTTCTCCATCTCGGTCTCGGAGCGGGCCGAGGAGATCGGCTTGAAAAAAGCCATGGGCGCGCGCAACTCCGCCATCATGCTGCAATTTTTGGTCGAGGCCTGCGCCCTGACCCTGCTCGGCGGCGTGCTCGGCCTGTTCCTCGGTCTGGGGTTGGGGCAATTCCTGTCGCGTCTGGGCATCCTGACCATTCAATTCTCCTGGAAGGCCTTTTTCATGGCCCTGGCGGGTTCCCAGGCCGTGGGCCTGGTCTTCGGCCTCAAGCCCGCCCGTCAGGCCGCGTCGCTGGACCCCATCCAGGCCCTTCGGGGCGAGGGCTAG
- a CDS encoding efflux RND transporter periplasmic adaptor subunit, with the protein MKKLIFILAAVLLTGGGVWYFTAGQSKDRIKVLKTATVARGSVSKVLEATGIVKAQVGAQVKIGAQATGVLESVPVKVGDHVRKGQLVARIDARELKARIAEAQANLDLAQAKLEYMEKNLPRKRTLVQKRLEAQDSLDVATQDAKTARFGVAAARAYLNTLKVQLSYTSIYSPIDGVVSQVAAQEGETIVSGLSVSNLITVLNPEKLEMWIYVDETDIGRVKPGLPVRYTVDAYRDKVFRGSVDRIYPEPEIRDNIVYYRTLVTVTSEQADFLRPEMTTQCKIVVQTRDDVLTVPNNALKWVRDRQVCFRVTDPEKQPEEVTPELGLVGLETSEVLGGLSEGDVVATQLVLPGAKVGKKGLQ; encoded by the coding sequence ATGAAGAAGCTCATATTCATCCTCGCCGCCGTGCTCCTTACCGGGGGCGGCGTCTGGTATTTCACCGCCGGGCAGTCCAAGGACAGGATCAAGGTCCTCAAGACCGCCACGGTCGCCCGCGGCAGCGTGTCCAAGGTTCTGGAGGCCACCGGCATCGTCAAGGCCCAGGTGGGCGCCCAGGTCAAGATCGGGGCCCAGGCCACCGGCGTGCTCGAATCCGTGCCCGTCAAGGTCGGCGACCACGTCCGAAAGGGCCAGCTCGTAGCCCGCATCGACGCCCGCGAGCTCAAGGCGCGTATCGCCGAGGCCCAGGCCAATCTCGACCTGGCCCAGGCCAAGCTCGAATACATGGAAAAGAACCTGCCGCGCAAACGCACCCTGGTCCAGAAGCGCCTGGAGGCCCAGGATTCCCTGGACGTGGCCACCCAGGACGCCAAGACGGCCCGTTTCGGCGTGGCCGCGGCCAGGGCCTATCTCAATACTCTCAAGGTGCAACTTTCCTACACCAGCATTTATTCTCCCATTGACGGCGTGGTCAGCCAGGTGGCCGCCCAGGAGGGCGAGACCATTGTTTCCGGCCTGTCCGTGTCCAACCTGATAACCGTGCTCAACCCGGAGAAGCTCGAAATGTGGATCTACGTGGACGAGACCGACATCGGTCGCGTCAAGCCCGGCCTGCCCGTGCGCTATACCGTGGACGCCTACCGCGACAAGGTCTTCCGGGGCTCGGTCGATCGCATCTATCCCGAGCCGGAAATCCGCGACAACATCGTCTACTACCGCACCCTGGTCACGGTCACCAGCGAACAGGCGGATTTCCTGCGTCCTGAGATGACCACCCAGTGTAAGATCGTCGTCCAGACCCGGGACGACGTGCTCACCGTGCCCAACAACGCGCTCAAGTGGGTCCGGGACCGCCAGGTCTGTTTCCGCGTGACCGACCCCGAAAAGCAACCCGAGGAGGTCACCCCCGAACTCGGCCTCGTAGGGCTGGAGACTTCCGAGGTCCTGGGCGGCCTGTCCGAAGGCGACGTGGTTGCTACCCAGCTCGTCCTGCCTGGGGCCAAGGTCGGCAAGAAGGGGCTGCAATGA
- a CDS encoding YkgJ family cysteine cluster protein translates to MNLFDVFNGRDSLTGLFRRFRSRVLRSEVEVVGKCNRCGRCCRSVLLFDRGRWLRRASQFERLVADAPEHARFRPAGRDAGGYLLFDCALLGRDNNCTEYGARPALCGNYPSKSLYYHGGKTLNGCGYAFRAVTFRDVLWGRKPIKPADFSAVLRREIEQERDKQT, encoded by the coding sequence GTGAACCTTTTCGACGTTTTCAACGGCCGGGATTCCCTGACCGGCCTTTTCCGGCGTTTCCGCTCCCGCGTCCTGCGGAGCGAGGTGGAGGTGGTCGGGAAGTGCAATCGCTGTGGCCGTTGCTGCCGGTCCGTGCTCCTGTTCGACCGGGGCCGCTGGCTGCGCCGCGCGTCCCAGTTCGAGCGGCTGGTGGCCGACGCCCCGGAGCACGCCCGTTTCCGGCCCGCGGGACGCGACGCCGGCGGGTACCTGCTCTTCGACTGCGCCCTGCTCGGCCGGGACAACAATTGCACCGAGTATGGAGCCCGGCCCGCTTTATGTGGAAATTATCCGTCCAAGTCGCTATATTACCATGGCGGCAAGACGCTCAACGGTTGCGGTTACGCCTTTCGGGCCGTGACCTTCCGCGACGTGCTTTGGGGCCGCAAGCCGATCAAACCCGCCGATTTTTCCGCCGTGCTGCGCCGGGAGATCGAACAGGAACGAGACAAGCAGACATGA
- a CDS encoding ABC transporter ATP-binding protein, which yields MTEPAISLNGIIKTFLQGKGGDADPGVEVLKGITLDVAPGEFIALQGTSGSGKSTLLHIIGLLDRPTSGVYRLLGRDASNLDDDQQSDLRNRALGFVFQSFYLISYATAFENVILPGLYSGKPRSELTARAENLLERVGLADRMHFKPSRLSGGQQQRVAMARALLNDPQILLADEPTGQLDSKTSGEIMKLFHDVHLAGQTIVLVTHDEDVAREADRIVRLHDGRIAEDVKTNASGGQGGNF from the coding sequence ATGACCGAACCGGCCATCTCGCTGAACGGGATCATCAAGACTTTCCTCCAGGGCAAGGGCGGCGACGCCGACCCCGGCGTCGAGGTCCTCAAGGGCATCACTTTGGATGTGGCTCCCGGCGAGTTCATCGCCCTCCAGGGCACGTCCGGCTCGGGCAAGTCCACCCTGCTGCACATCATCGGCCTGCTCGACCGGCCCACTTCGGGCGTCTACCGCCTGCTCGGCCGCGACGCCTCCAATCTGGACGACGACCAGCAGTCCGACCTGCGCAACCGGGCTCTCGGCTTCGTGTTCCAGTCCTTCTACCTGATTTCCTACGCCACCGCGTTCGAGAACGTCATCCTGCCCGGCCTCTACTCCGGCAAGCCGCGTTCCGAACTGACCGCCCGCGCGGAAAATCTTCTGGAGCGGGTGGGCCTGGCCGACCGCATGCACTTCAAACCCTCGCGTCTGTCCGGCGGCCAGCAGCAGCGGGTGGCCATGGCCCGCGCCCTGCTCAACGATCCGCAGATTCTTCTGGCCGACGAGCCCACCGGCCAGCTCGACTCCAAAACCTCCGGCGAGATCATGAAGCTCTTCCACGATGTGCATCTGGCCGGGCAGACCATCGTGCTCGTCACCCACGACGAGGACGTGGCCCGCGAGGCCGACCGCATCGTCCGCCTGCACGACGGGCGCATCGCCGAGGATGTGAAAACAAATGCCTCCGGCGGCCAGGGGGGAAACTTTTGA
- the hflC gene encoding protease modulator HflC translates to MKKTTILLAIVVILGAFVLTSAAFTVDQTQQAIVIQLGRPVGDRALGPGLHFKLPLVQTVVFFDARILDFDAKPEEITTTDKKYMNVDSYTKWRITDPLTFYTKVRTIQGARARLDDIVRSQLRVALGRYTLIEVVSHKRQEIMDAVTKRSRELLLPYGIEVLDVRIKRTDLPAENARSIFGRMKAERERQAKQYRSEGQEASAKIKANADKERTIILADANKQAEIIRGEGDALATKVYATALGQNPDFYEFTRSLEAYKQGFAKNTRFILTPKSPFLKHLQ, encoded by the coding sequence ATGAAAAAAACGACCATCCTACTCGCCATCGTCGTCATTCTCGGGGCCTTTGTCCTGACGTCCGCCGCCTTCACCGTGGACCAGACCCAGCAGGCCATCGTCATCCAACTCGGCCGCCCCGTGGGCGACAGGGCGCTCGGCCCCGGCCTGCACTTCAAGCTGCCCCTGGTCCAGACCGTGGTCTTCTTCGACGCGCGCATCCTGGATTTCGACGCCAAGCCCGAGGAGATCACCACCACGGACAAAAAATACATGAACGTGGACTCCTACACCAAGTGGCGCATCACCGATCCCCTGACCTTCTACACCAAGGTGCGCACCATCCAGGGGGCCCGGGCCCGACTGGACGACATCGTTCGTTCGCAACTCCGGGTGGCGCTGGGCCGCTACACCCTGATCGAGGTGGTCTCGCACAAACGCCAGGAGATCATGGACGCGGTGACCAAGCGGTCCCGCGAACTGCTCCTGCCCTACGGCATAGAGGTCCTTGACGTGCGCATCAAGCGCACGGACCTGCCCGCCGAGAACGCCCGGTCCATCTTCGGCCGCATGAAGGCCGAACGCGAACGCCAAGCCAAGCAGTACCGTTCCGAAGGCCAGGAGGCCTCGGCCAAGATCAAGGCCAATGCGGACAAGGAACGGACCATCATCCTGGCCGACGCCAACAAACAAGCTGAAATCATCCGAGGAGAGGGCGATGCCCTGGCCACCAAGGTCTATGCCACGGCCCTGGGGCAAAATCCCGACTTCTACGAATTCACCCGCAGCCTGGAAGCCTACAAGCAGGGGTTTGCAAAGAACACCCGCTTCATCCTGACTCCGAAAAGTCCTTTCCTCAAGCACTTGCAATAA